The proteins below come from a single Hirundo rustica isolate bHirRus1 chromosome 6, bHirRus1.pri.v3, whole genome shotgun sequence genomic window:
- the LOC120753897 gene encoding serine/arginine-rich splicing factor 5-like isoform X1, with the protein MACISLKMSGCRVFVGHLSSRARERDVEKFFKGYGRIREIHLKNGFGFVEFEDHRDADDAIYELNGKELCDERVTIEHARARRGRGRFSQRFSYYQSQSGSSRYGPPVRTEHRIIVENLSSRISWQDLKDVMRKAGEVTYVDAHRNNRNEGVVEFASYSDMKSALEKLDGTELNGRRIKLTEDHRRHRSRSRSRSYSRSRSRSRSTGSSRSDSRSRSRSRSRSRSRSRSRSRSRSRSRSRSRSRTPKKSYSHKSHRSSLIASSPSPSSSKRKSRSRSSSAHSRS; encoded by the exons ATGGCATG catCAGCCTCAAGATGAGTGGCTGCCGTGTCTTTGTTGGACACCTGAGCTCACGTGCTCGTGAACGGGATGTAGAGAAATTCTTCAAAGGATATGGCCGCATACGAGAAATCCATCTGAAGAATGGATTTGGGTTTGTG gaatTTGAAGACCACAGGGATGCTGATGATGCAATTTATGAACTAAATGGTAAAGAGCTGTGTGATGAAAG GGTCACAATTGAACATGCTCGAGCCcgaagaggaaggggaagattCTCACAACGGTTCAGTTATTACCAGTCACAGAGTGGATCTAG CCGGTATGGGCCTCCTGTTCGTACTGAACACCGGATCATTGTTGAAAACCTTTCATCCCGTATCAGCTGGCAG GACTTGAAAGATGTCATGAGAAAGGCAGGGGAGGTCACCTATGTGGATGCACACAGAAACAACAGGAATGAAGG GGTTGTGGAGTTTGCATCTTACAGTGACATGAAGAGTGCACTGGAAAAACTGGATGGCACTGAACTGAATGGACGCAGAATTAAACTGACTGAGGACCACAGAAGGCATAG AAGCCGATCTCGATCAAGGAGTTACTCAAGATCTCGCAGCAGGTCCAGGTCTACGGGATCTTCCAGATCAGACAGCCGGTCCAGGTCCAGGTCTCGGTCCCGGTCCAGGTCCAGGTCTCGCTCTCGATCCCGATCTCGCTCTCGATCCCGCTCTCGTTCTCGCAGTCGTACTCCTAAAAAGAGTTACTCCCACAAAAGCCACCGCTCCAGCTTGATAGcttcttccccctctccctcttcttctAAAAGAAAATCTCGTTCTAGGTCGAGCTCTGCTCATAGCCGTAGTTAA
- the LOC120753897 gene encoding serine/arginine-rich splicing factor 5-like isoform X2: protein MSGCRVFVGHLSSRARERDVEKFFKGYGRIREIHLKNGFGFVEFEDHRDADDAIYELNGKELCDERVTIEHARARRGRGRFSQRFSYYQSQSGSSRYGPPVRTEHRIIVENLSSRISWQDLKDVMRKAGEVTYVDAHRNNRNEGVVEFASYSDMKSALEKLDGTELNGRRIKLTEDHRRHRSRSRSRSYSRSRSRSRSTGSSRSDSRSRSRSRSRSRSRSRSRSRSRSRSRSRSRSRTPKKSYSHKSHRSSLIASSPSPSSSKRKSRSRSSSAHSRS from the exons ATGAGTGGCTGCCGTGTCTTTGTTGGACACCTGAGCTCACGTGCTCGTGAACGGGATGTAGAGAAATTCTTCAAAGGATATGGCCGCATACGAGAAATCCATCTGAAGAATGGATTTGGGTTTGTG gaatTTGAAGACCACAGGGATGCTGATGATGCAATTTATGAACTAAATGGTAAAGAGCTGTGTGATGAAAG GGTCACAATTGAACATGCTCGAGCCcgaagaggaaggggaagattCTCACAACGGTTCAGTTATTACCAGTCACAGAGTGGATCTAG CCGGTATGGGCCTCCTGTTCGTACTGAACACCGGATCATTGTTGAAAACCTTTCATCCCGTATCAGCTGGCAG GACTTGAAAGATGTCATGAGAAAGGCAGGGGAGGTCACCTATGTGGATGCACACAGAAACAACAGGAATGAAGG GGTTGTGGAGTTTGCATCTTACAGTGACATGAAGAGTGCACTGGAAAAACTGGATGGCACTGAACTGAATGGACGCAGAATTAAACTGACTGAGGACCACAGAAGGCATAG AAGCCGATCTCGATCAAGGAGTTACTCAAGATCTCGCAGCAGGTCCAGGTCTACGGGATCTTCCAGATCAGACAGCCGGTCCAGGTCCAGGTCTCGGTCCCGGTCCAGGTCCAGGTCTCGCTCTCGATCCCGATCTCGCTCTCGATCCCGCTCTCGTTCTCGCAGTCGTACTCCTAAAAAGAGTTACTCCCACAAAAGCCACCGCTCCAGCTTGATAGcttcttccccctctccctcttcttctAAAAGAAAATCTCGTTCTAGGTCGAGCTCTGCTCATAGCCGTAGTTAA